One window of Choristoneura fumiferana chromosome 13, NRCan_CFum_1, whole genome shotgun sequence genomic DNA carries:
- the LOC141433883 gene encoding saccharopine dehydrogenase-like oxidoreductase — protein MSRLDVVIFGATGFTGAKTVEEMVRIAKKYPGLAWGVAGRSQSKLEELMASLGKKTGEDLSGIKMIVADVTDEQSIKDMCLQARVVANCAGPYRMYGEPVVKAAVEAKTHVVDVSGESQFIELMQLKYDQAAKDAGVYIISACGFDSIPNDMGLVYMQQKFDGTLNSVESYISSDLPREYQAEAKERGVINYGTWESLVNGLAHSNELGPLRRKLFPEKLPTFKPKLQPRSAIHKHEGVWCVPFMGTDSSIVYRTQRWFYENDHKRPVQFKPYFKLGGLITTAFAALAGLILFFMSKTSVTKRLLLNHPRFFSFGLVTREGPSENVMNNTKFQIQLFGEGWERGVDVEASKPNKKAVVTVKGVNPGYGATVTALLFSALTCLKESDKMPGTGGVLTTGAAFSKTDLIKNLNENNLTFEFQLQ, from the exons ATGTCGCGCCTGGACGTGGTGATATTCGGAGCTACGGGCTTCACCGGAGCCAAGACTGTAGAGGAGATGGTCCGGATAGCCAAGAAGTACCCCGGGCTGGCGTGGGGCGTCGCCGGACGCTCGCAGTCCAAGCTGGAGGAGCTCATGGCTAGCTTGGGGAAGAAGACAG GGGAAGACCTCTCGGGCATCAAGATGATCGTAGCTGACGTCACAGACGAGCAGTCCATCAAGGACATGTGTCTCCAGGCCAGGGTGGTCGCTAACTGCGCCGGCCCGTACCGGATGTACGGCGAGCCCGTCGTCAAGGCGGCGGTCGAGGCGAAGACGCATGTCGTGGACGTCAGTGGGGAGTCACAG TTCATTGAATTGATGCAGTTGAAGTACGACCAGGCGGCTAAAGACGCCGGCGTGTACATTATCAGCGCCTGCGGATTCGACAGTATCCCCAACGATATGGGACTCGTGTATATGCAGCAGAAGTTTGACG GCACTTTGAACTCTGTGGAGTCGTACATAAGTTCAGATTTGCCGCGGGAATACCAAGCCGAGGCTAAAGAGCGCGGCGTTATCAACTACGGCACATGGGAGTCTCTTGTAAACGG GTTGGCGCACTCCAACGAGCTGGGTCCGCTGCGAAGGAAACTGTTCCCGGAAAAGCTGCCCACTTTCAAGCCCAAACTGCAGCCTCG CTCCGCAATCCACAAGCACGAAGGTGTCTGGTGCGTACCATTTATGGGTACAGACTCGTCCATAGTGTACCGCACCCAACGCTGGTTCTACGAGAACGATCACAAAAGGCCCGTCCAGTTCAAGCCCTACTTCAAGCTGGGGGGGTTAATTACCACCGCCTTCGCCGCCCTGGCTGGACTTATACTCTTCTTTATGTCCAAGACTTCGGTGACCAAGAGACTGCTGCTGAATCATCCTAG attcttctcgtTCGGCTTGGTGACGCGCGAGGGTCCTTCGGAGAATGTGATGAACAACACCAAGTTCCAGATCCAGCTGTTTGGGGAAGGATGGGAGCGCGGCGTGGATGTGGAGGCATCCAAACCCAACAAGAAGGCTGTCGTTACG GTGAAAGGCGTCAACCCGGGTTACGGAGCGACAGTCACCGCTCTCTTGTTCTCAGCCCTAACCTGCTTGAAAGAAAGTGACAAAATGCCGGGAAC aggTGGAGTACTAACAACAGGAGCTGCGTTTTCCAAAACGGATCTCATCAAGAACTTAAATGAAAACAATCTCACATTCGAATTCCAACTCCAGTAA